The Chryseolinea soli genome contains a region encoding:
- a CDS encoding lipocalin family protein gives MTPRIITFFLSLSFIILLSCKDDEKSYPSVTGKWQGTLLTAEITVFGVALPNKQTDDTFDALVEFKSDGTAVLTDNNQTSTGTWSQNNDKLTLSVTFGTEFIDLSGTYTIQEITDTKLVLYIEKDGSYTDPDTKTEIQGTVKATLNFDKKS, from the coding sequence ATGACCCCCCGCATTATCACGTTCTTCCTGAGCCTGAGTTTCATTATCCTGCTATCGTGCAAGGACGATGAAAAGTCCTACCCTTCCGTGACCGGAAAATGGCAAGGCACTTTGCTCACGGCCGAGATCACCGTCTTCGGCGTCGCCCTCCCCAACAAACAAACCGACGATACCTTTGACGCCCTGGTGGAATTCAAGTCCGATGGCACAGCGGTGCTAACCGACAACAATCAAACCTCCACCGGCACATGGTCTCAGAACAATGACAAGCTCACGCTCTCCGTCACCTTTGGCACTGAATTTATCGATTTGTCGGGCACCTACACCATTCAAGAGATCACCGATACCAAACTCGTCCTGTACATTGAAAAGGATGGCAGCTATACCGACCCGGACACGAAGACCGAAATACAGGGCACGGTGAAGGCCACCTTGAATTTCGATAAAAAATCATGA
- the xerD gene encoding site-specific tyrosine recombinase XerD, with amino-acid sequence MNWDLHAKHFNHYLKIERSLSSNSIQAYLHDVALLQQFMSMQHPNTSPLTVTTKQCQQFLQYINELGMSAYSQARILSGLKAFFKYLLFESLIEKDPTALLEGPKLGRKLPDTLSYPEIEKLLQAIDQSKPEGGRNRAMLEVLYSSGLRVSELVDLKLNDIHADVGFLRVTGKGNKERLVPIGRDALKYTKLYVEEIRGRSPHKLPQKGHEAFVFLNRNGKKLTRVMIFTIIKNLALQIGLNKTISPHTFRHSFATHLIEGGADLRAVQEMLGHESITTTEIYTHLDRDYLRQVIQEFHPRA; translated from the coding sequence ATGAACTGGGATCTGCACGCCAAACATTTCAATCACTACCTCAAGATCGAGCGTTCCCTGTCGTCAAACTCCATCCAGGCCTATCTGCACGACGTGGCGCTGCTCCAGCAATTTATGAGCATGCAACATCCCAACACGTCTCCGCTCACGGTGACCACCAAACAATGCCAGCAGTTCCTTCAATATATCAACGAGCTGGGCATGAGCGCCTACAGCCAGGCGCGCATCCTCTCGGGGCTCAAAGCTTTTTTTAAATACCTGCTCTTCGAATCGCTCATCGAAAAAGATCCCACGGCCCTGCTGGAGGGCCCTAAGCTGGGCCGCAAACTTCCCGATACACTGAGCTATCCCGAGATCGAAAAGCTCCTGCAGGCCATCGACCAATCCAAACCCGAAGGCGGCCGCAACCGCGCCATGCTGGAAGTGCTTTACAGTTCCGGCCTCCGCGTCAGCGAACTTGTTGACCTCAAACTGAACGACATCCACGCCGACGTGGGCTTTCTCCGCGTCACAGGCAAGGGCAACAAGGAACGCCTCGTGCCCATCGGCCGCGATGCGTTGAAGTATACAAAGCTTTACGTGGAGGAAATTCGCGGCCGCTCGCCGCATAAGTTGCCACAGAAGGGGCATGAGGCTTTCGTGTTTTTGAATAGAAATGGGAAGAAGCTCACGCGGGTCATGATCTTTACCATCATCAAGAATCTGGCGTTGCAGATCGGGTTGAACAAGACGATCAGTCCGCATACTTTTCGTCACTCGTTTGCTACGCATCTCATTGAAGGGGGGGCAGACTTGCGGGCTGTGCAGGAGATGTTAGGTCATGAGTCCATCACTACGACTGAAATATACACGCATTTGGATCGCGATTATTTGCGGCAGGTCATCCAGGAATTTCATCCACGGGCATAA
- the aroQ gene encoding type II 3-dehydroquinate dehydratase codes for MNIQIINGPNLNLLGKRETSIYGSESFEDFFETLKKRFPSLSLHYCQSNVEGEIVNKLHEVGFSFDGIVLNAGAYTHTSVAIHDAIGGIKTPVVEVHISNVYAREEFRHKSLITSKCAGMLTGFGMEGYALALTYLMGRK; via the coding sequence ATGAACATACAGATCATCAACGGGCCCAACCTGAACCTGCTCGGCAAGCGGGAGACCTCCATTTATGGCAGCGAATCGTTCGAGGACTTTTTCGAGACCTTGAAAAAGCGTTTCCCTTCGCTATCGCTCCACTATTGCCAGTCGAACGTGGAGGGGGAGATCGTGAACAAGTTGCACGAGGTAGGCTTTTCGTTTGATGGCATCGTGTTGAATGCCGGGGCGTATACGCACACGTCGGTGGCCATCCACGACGCCATTGGGGGGATCAAGACGCCCGTGGTGGAGGTGCACATTTCCAACGTGTATGCCCGCGAGGAGTTCCGGCATAAAAGCCTGATCACCTCCAAATGCGCCGGCATGCTCACCGGGTTCGGCATGGAAGGCTATGCCCTGGCCCTGACCTATTTAATGGGTCGAAAATAG
- a CDS encoding DUF4136 domain-containing protein: MIRITAIALCAFFLGSTFSQAQTVETHTQKGVDLTEYKTFTVTKGEFMTPADEKNTSEDELFATIKKSIVKELEMRGYTYAPDSAQMVVSYVAGGYNFTDGGSNGPLGQRPADNPVDMDQSRSWSRETREGMMMIQIDDARTKKELWKANANLVLNGADLHRALDASVYKAFKKFPKRNKKKK; encoded by the coding sequence ATGATTCGAATCACCGCAATTGCCTTGTGTGCGTTCTTCCTTGGATCGACTTTCTCTCAGGCGCAAACCGTTGAAACCCACACCCAAAAAGGCGTGGACCTCACCGAATACAAAACCTTCACCGTCACCAAAGGGGAATTCATGACCCCTGCCGACGAAAAAAACACATCTGAGGACGAGCTGTTTGCCACTATAAAGAAATCCATTGTTAAAGAACTGGAGATGCGCGGCTACACCTACGCACCCGACTCCGCCCAAATGGTGGTGAGCTATGTCGCCGGCGGCTATAACTTTACCGACGGTGGCTCCAACGGTCCCCTTGGACAACGCCCCGCCGACAATCCGGTGGACATGGACCAGTCGCGCAGCTGGTCGCGCGAAACCCGCGAAGGCATGATGATGATCCAGATCGACGACGCGCGCACCAAGAAAGAACTCTGGAAAGCCAACGCCAACCTCGTGCTTAACGGTGCCGACCTGCACCGCGCGTTGGATGCGTCTGTCTATAAAGCCTTTAAAAAATTTCCCAAACGGAATAAAAAGAAAAAGTAG
- a CDS encoding tetratricopeptide repeat protein, whose translation MKTRTLLPACIFLLCSVLFISWKTWERPKAKGYGKLPNTPVALCGGVSWDLADTLLAQPRLLSGLGDLHYPVTTTSLEAQKFFEQGLRLVYAFNHWEAIQSFREATRLDPECAMAYWGLALAYGPNLNDVNPKDRERIALDAIQQAQKRKARISQVEKDMIDALATRYNGKAYEVRDSLNQVYAGAMGNIAQRYPEDAEVQILYADAVMNTMPWDYWLPDGKAKLQTQEAKRVLESTLAKFPRHPGAHHLYIHLIEASPTPELGLNSAKFLEAAMPGAGHIVHMPSHIYVRTGDYTRAVLSNVKAAEVDEKYLARSENQGMYRLMYYPHNIDFICFSSYMEGRSNLGIQSALKLAYKSNFMLSTSPGFSQYMQIEPMIAFTRFGKWNDILALPDPGKEPYPQVMWRFSRGMALLRTGFALEAKYELSKLDSLAKLDALKSMYISFNPVSTAAGIAADLLHGEIALKEKKFDEAISFFQKAVKTEDGMRYNEPPDWKIPTRHFLGAALLEAGKFAEAEQVYNEDLKRNRENGWSLAGLHRAQHEQGKKDAVLSTVKRFSTSWKNADITIITSRF comes from the coding sequence ATGAAAACAAGAACCCTGCTTCCTGCTTGTATCTTTCTGCTTTGTAGTGTGCTCTTCATCTCCTGGAAAACCTGGGAGCGCCCCAAAGCGAAGGGCTATGGAAAATTGCCCAACACGCCCGTCGCGCTCTGCGGTGGCGTTTCGTGGGATTTGGCCGACACCTTACTGGCCCAGCCGCGGTTGCTCAGTGGCCTCGGCGATCTGCACTACCCCGTCACCACCACTTCGCTGGAAGCGCAAAAGTTTTTTGAACAGGGTTTGCGGCTGGTCTATGCCTTCAATCATTGGGAAGCCATCCAATCGTTCCGCGAAGCCACACGCCTCGATCCCGAATGTGCCATGGCCTATTGGGGATTGGCCCTTGCCTATGGCCCCAATCTCAACGACGTGAATCCAAAAGACCGCGAACGCATCGCGCTCGACGCCATCCAGCAAGCCCAAAAAAGAAAGGCCCGGATCTCGCAGGTAGAAAAAGATATGATCGATGCGCTCGCCACCCGCTACAACGGCAAGGCCTACGAAGTGCGCGACTCGCTCAACCAGGTCTACGCCGGCGCCATGGGCAACATCGCCCAACGCTATCCGGAAGATGCCGAAGTTCAAATTCTCTATGCCGACGCCGTGATGAACACGATGCCGTGGGACTACTGGCTGCCCGATGGCAAAGCCAAGCTACAAACCCAGGAGGCGAAGCGCGTGCTGGAATCGACGCTGGCAAAATTTCCCCGGCATCCCGGCGCACACCACCTCTACATTCACCTCATCGAAGCCTCGCCCACGCCGGAGTTGGGCTTGAACAGCGCAAAGTTCCTGGAAGCGGCCATGCCAGGCGCGGGGCACATCGTGCACATGCCTTCCCACATCTACGTTCGCACGGGCGACTACACCCGCGCAGTGCTCTCCAATGTCAAAGCGGCCGAAGTGGACGAGAAATATTTAGCACGGTCGGAAAACCAGGGCATGTATCGTCTCATGTATTATCCGCACAACATCGATTTTATCTGCTTCAGCTCCTACATGGAAGGCCGAAGCAACCTGGGCATTCAATCGGCGCTGAAGCTGGCCTATAAATCGAATTTCATGTTATCGACCTCTCCGGGCTTCTCGCAGTATATGCAGATCGAACCCATGATCGCCTTCACACGCTTTGGCAAATGGAACGACATCCTCGCCTTGCCCGATCCGGGCAAGGAGCCTTACCCGCAAGTGATGTGGCGCTTCAGCCGCGGCATGGCCCTGTTGCGTACAGGCTTTGCGTTGGAGGCCAAGTATGAACTCTCCAAGCTCGACTCCCTGGCCAAACTGGATGCGTTGAAGTCGATGTACATCTCCTTCAACCCCGTCTCCACGGCTGCCGGCATTGCCGCCGACCTGTTGCACGGCGAGATCGCGTTAAAAGAAAAGAAGTTTGACGAAGCCATTTCGTTCTTCCAAAAAGCCGTGAAAACCGAAGACGGCATGCGCTACAACGAGCCCCCCGACTGGAAAATACCCACACGCCACTTCCTCGGAGCCGCCTTACTGGAAGCCGGCAAATTTGCCGAAGCCGAACAAGTATATAACGAAGACTTAAAGCGCAACCGTGAAAACGGCTGGTCCCTCGCAGGCCTGCACCGCGCCCAACACGAACAAGGAAAAAAAGATGCCGTCCTCAGCACCGTCAAACGCTTCTCCACCTCCTGGAAAAACGCCGACATCACCATCATCACCTCCCGGTTCTAA
- a CDS encoding SulP family inorganic anion transporter, with translation MKTLEIPKDGLEGLKQNWRTDALSGFLVFLLALPLSLGIAKASGFDAAMGVLTAMIGGLVVSIFQGGRLTIKGPAAGLITVCAGAVADLGGLGIEGVSATQLACGAVVVMAIIQVVFGFLKFGSFSDFFPHSAVHGMLAAIGVLIFAKQFPILMGVDPSFTKGLSPIELYTHIPVFIANANWSIALVGISSLVIIFGLPMLGGVFKKIPAPMIVLIIMIPLALVMNFKGLYKGSLVSIGDFWKNVSFSASFAAIGTYVFWKYVFMFLFVNSLESLLTVKAIDGLDPFKRKSDYNKDLRALALGNGISGLLGGLPMISEVARSSANVNNGARTRWANFFHGLFLLVSMLVLIPVIEMIPTAALAAMLIAVAYRLASPKEFIGTYKIGPEQFVIFCVTIIVTVAEDLLLGVAAGILTKFVFHIINGAPIASLFKADYTLTDSGDEYKVKVRGSATFSNFLGFKKLFTQIKPGKTIVFNFADAKLVDHSFMEQLHHFEDDYHLTGGKVIWEGLDKFNPFSNHPLAARKNTPGNASKLEIRLSGRQIELRRLAEDNDLVFYPQKVKNSLKYRNFPIQTGTKIQYEENILTKYTEFGKVEISDLILTEGDMTKSDTTITVVQVSDIEGVLPHFALEPEKLWNKLSQTQGKDIDFKNHPEFSRLFYLRGDDENAVREFFRESVLTYLETHDGIHVESHRNRLLVYAKRDKLSPEEIKSVLLFVNGFMKAVGKYETQLA, from the coding sequence ATGAAAACATTAGAAATTCCTAAAGACGGTTTGGAAGGCCTGAAGCAAAACTGGCGCACCGATGCGCTCTCAGGCTTTCTTGTATTCTTATTGGCCCTCCCCCTCAGCCTGGGTATCGCCAAAGCCAGCGGTTTCGACGCTGCCATGGGGGTGCTCACCGCGATGATCGGTGGTTTGGTGGTCAGTATTTTTCAGGGTGGCCGCCTCACCATAAAAGGTCCTGCCGCCGGTTTGATCACCGTTTGCGCGGGGGCTGTTGCCGACCTCGGGGGATTGGGTATTGAGGGCGTTAGCGCCACCCAGTTGGCTTGCGGCGCGGTGGTGGTCATGGCCATCATCCAGGTGGTTTTCGGTTTTCTGAAATTCGGTTCTTTCAGTGATTTCTTCCCACATTCTGCGGTGCATGGCATGCTGGCCGCCATCGGGGTGTTGATCTTTGCCAAGCAATTCCCCATCCTGATGGGTGTTGATCCTTCGTTCACAAAAGGTCTCTCGCCCATTGAGTTGTATACACACATCCCCGTCTTCATCGCCAACGCAAACTGGAGCATCGCCCTGGTGGGCATCTCCAGCTTGGTCATCATTTTCGGTTTGCCGATGCTGGGCGGTGTTTTCAAAAAGATCCCTGCCCCGATGATCGTACTGATCATCATGATCCCGCTGGCTTTGGTCATGAACTTTAAAGGGCTCTACAAAGGCTCGCTGGTTTCCATCGGCGATTTCTGGAAAAACGTTTCCTTCAGCGCCAGCTTCGCTGCCATCGGCACGTATGTTTTCTGGAAATATGTTTTCATGTTCTTGTTTGTGAACAGCCTCGAGTCGCTGCTCACTGTCAAGGCCATCGACGGCCTGGATCCATTCAAACGCAAATCGGACTACAACAAAGACCTCCGTGCCTTGGCGCTGGGCAATGGCATTTCCGGCCTGTTGGGCGGTCTGCCCATGATCTCGGAAGTGGCCCGCAGCTCGGCCAACGTGAACAACGGGGCCCGCACCCGCTGGGCAAATTTCTTCCACGGCTTGTTCCTGTTGGTGTCGATGCTGGTGTTGATCCCGGTCATTGAAATGATTCCCACGGCCGCCCTGGCCGCCATGCTGATCGCCGTGGCGTATCGCCTGGCCTCGCCAAAAGAATTTATCGGTACCTATAAGATCGGCCCCGAACAGTTTGTGATCTTCTGCGTGACCATTATCGTGACCGTGGCCGAAGACCTGTTGCTGGGTGTGGCCGCCGGTATCCTCACCAAGTTTGTCTTCCACATCATCAACGGTGCGCCCATAGCCAGCCTTTTCAAAGCCGACTATACGCTGACCGACAGCGGCGACGAGTACAAAGTGAAAGTGAGAGGTTCGGCCACCTTCTCGAACTTCCTCGGCTTCAAAAAGCTGTTCACCCAAATCAAACCCGGCAAAACCATCGTGTTCAACTTTGCCGATGCCAAGCTGGTGGACCACTCGTTCATGGAACAACTTCACCATTTCGAAGACGACTATCACCTCACGGGGGGCAAAGTGATCTGGGAAGGTTTGGATAAATTCAACCCGTTCTCCAATCACCCCCTGGCTGCACGTAAAAACACGCCAGGCAATGCTTCGAAACTGGAGATCCGTTTGTCGGGCCGCCAGATAGAGCTTCGCCGATTGGCGGAAGACAACGACCTGGTGTTCTATCCCCAAAAGGTGAAGAACTCGCTGAAGTACCGGAATTTCCCCATCCAGACCGGAACGAAGATCCAGTACGAAGAGAACATCCTCACGAAGTACACCGAATTCGGCAAAGTGGAGATCTCCGATCTTATCCTGACGGAAGGCGATATGACCAAGAGTGACACCACCATCACCGTGGTGCAGGTGTCCGACATCGAAGGCGTGCTCCCGCATTTTGCTTTGGAGCCCGAAAAATTATGGAACAAACTTTCACAGACCCAGGGCAAAGACATCGACTTCAAGAACCACCCGGAATTCTCGCGCCTGTTCTACCTGCGCGGCGACGACGAAAATGCGGTGCGCGAATTCTTCCGCGAAAGCGTTCTCACCTACCTGGAAACGCACGATGGCATTCACGTGGAATCACACCGCAACCGACTGCTCGTGTATGCCAAGCGTGACAAGCTGTCGCCGGAAGAGATCAAGTCGGTGCTACTCTTCGTCAATGGATTTATGAAAGCAGTAGGTAAATACGAAACCCAATTGGCATAA
- a CDS encoding porin family protein, producing the protein MRIALLILFLFSASLASAQIWYVGVKAGPTFSNYKTKTPWKEASNIGYTFGFTSFKQLGTHFGLALDFHYIQKGYYHKVCNTITDKLEAHYLEVPIMVDYTFIMPGLKNFKLHANMGIYTAYWLNGIYKTKGFDPDGADNVDFKQTGTKRFDFGPNVGGRLEYFLKNGSLSLDLRYELGVLDLQKNAHDDTNNTNRALIVGISYMKPLGN; encoded by the coding sequence ATGAGAATAGCATTACTGATCCTTTTTCTTTTTTCCGCTTCGCTGGCCTCTGCGCAGATCTGGTACGTCGGTGTGAAAGCCGGACCGACCTTCTCCAACTATAAAACCAAAACGCCGTGGAAGGAAGCCTCCAATATCGGCTACACGTTCGGCTTCACGTCGTTCAAACAGTTGGGGACGCATTTTGGTCTCGCCCTGGACTTTCATTATATCCAGAAAGGCTATTATCACAAAGTGTGCAACACCATCACCGACAAATTGGAGGCCCATTACCTGGAGGTGCCGATCATGGTTGACTATACCTTCATCATGCCGGGACTAAAAAATTTCAAGCTGCATGCCAACATGGGGATCTATACGGCCTATTGGCTGAACGGCATCTACAAAACCAAAGGGTTCGATCCCGATGGGGCCGACAACGTCGACTTTAAGCAGACCGGTACGAAACGCTTTGACTTCGGTCCGAACGTGGGTGGACGGTTGGAGTATTTTTTGAAGAATGGAAGTTTGTCGTTGGACCTCCGGTATGAGTTGGGGGTGTTGGATCTTCAGAAGAATGCGCATGACGATACGAATAATACTAACCGGGCCCTTATTGTGGGGATTAGTTATATGAAGCCTTTGGGGAATTAG
- a CDS encoding carbohydrate-binding family 9-like protein, which translates to MKLFSATSLMVLLLVSRSLAQDPYETIHIKPTKDFEITGAGDAAAWKDADWLTLTQRTGNKSYATKAKLLYSDKGIYVLFHCDDEKISATNTEDFADLWKEDVMEVFFWTDESSPLYFEYEISPLNRELALLIPNFDGTFLGWRPWHYEGDRKIKHLVTTAKGATGNVTSWTAEIFVPYKLLQPLQHVPPQKGTRWRMNMYRVDFDDGRSAWSWNKVKTNFHDYKNFGVMLFE; encoded by the coding sequence ATGAAACTCTTTAGCGCAACGTCATTGATGGTCCTACTACTGGTTTCCCGGTCGTTGGCCCAAGATCCGTACGAAACAATTCACATCAAGCCCACTAAAGATTTTGAAATCACAGGAGCAGGCGATGCAGCGGCCTGGAAGGATGCCGATTGGCTCACCTTGACACAACGAACGGGAAACAAGTCCTACGCCACGAAAGCCAAATTACTTTATAGTGATAAAGGAATCTACGTGCTCTTCCATTGCGACGATGAAAAAATATCGGCAACCAACACGGAAGATTTCGCCGACCTATGGAAAGAAGATGTGATGGAAGTTTTTTTCTGGACCGACGAGTCCTCGCCCCTCTATTTTGAATATGAAATATCGCCTCTTAATCGCGAGCTCGCCCTGTTGATTCCCAATTTTGACGGGACTTTTTTGGGATGGCGGCCCTGGCATTATGAAGGGGATCGAAAAATAAAGCACCTGGTCACCACCGCCAAGGGGGCAACGGGAAACGTCACTTCCTGGACGGCGGAGATATTCGTTCCCTACAAATTGCTTCAACCCCTCCAGCACGTACCGCCTCAAAAAGGGACCCGCTGGCGCATGAACATGTACCGGGTCGATTTCGACGATGGCAGAAGTGCATGGTCATGGAATAAAGTCAAAACCAATTTTCATGACTACAAGAACTTTGGTGTCATGCTATTTGAATAA
- a CDS encoding quinone-dependent dihydroorotate dehydrogenase: MYALIRPLLFAVDPEKIHHIVFGFLRFVGRVPGGKALLRWAFHYEHPSLERELFGIRFKNPIGLAAGLDKDARLIDEMACLGFGSIEIGTLTPLPQPGNDKPRLFRLPQDQALINRMGFNNEGVEAAVQRLRKRTSRVIVGGNIGKNKVTPNENAMDDYVRAFDALFDHVDYFVINVSSPNTPGLRALQEKDPLGKLLQSIKQRSLAKPRPKPVLLKIAPDLTPEQLNDIVDILRETGTDGVIATNTTIARDGLRASKADLDRIGNGGLSGRPLTARSTEVIRYLRTSLGPKFPIIAVGGIFTPQDAIEKLDAGADLLQLYTGFIYEGPALAKRINKSLVKRKA, from the coding sequence ATGTACGCCCTGATCCGTCCCCTGCTGTTTGCCGTCGATCCTGAAAAAATCCACCACATTGTTTTTGGTTTTCTCCGATTCGTCGGGCGTGTCCCTGGCGGCAAAGCGCTGCTGCGGTGGGCTTTTCACTATGAGCATCCCAGCCTGGAGCGCGAGCTGTTTGGCATCCGTTTTAAAAATCCAATCGGCCTTGCGGCAGGGTTAGACAAAGATGCGCGGCTCATCGACGAGATGGCCTGCCTGGGCTTTGGCAGCATCGAGATCGGCACGCTCACGCCGTTGCCACAACCTGGCAACGACAAGCCGCGTCTTTTCCGCTTGCCCCAGGATCAGGCGCTGATCAACCGCATGGGGTTCAACAACGAAGGCGTGGAGGCCGCCGTGCAACGACTTAGAAAAAGAACGTCGCGCGTCATCGTCGGCGGCAACATCGGCAAGAACAAGGTCACACCCAACGAGAACGCGATGGACGATTACGTCCGTGCGTTTGACGCTCTGTTTGATCATGTCGATTATTTTGTCATCAACGTGAGTTCGCCCAACACGCCTGGGCTGCGCGCATTACAGGAAAAGGATCCGCTGGGAAAATTGTTGCAGTCCATCAAGCAACGAAGCCTGGCCAAGCCTCGCCCCAAACCCGTGCTCCTGAAGATCGCTCCCGATCTCACGCCCGAACAACTCAACGATATTGTCGACATCCTCCGTGAAACCGGAACCGATGGTGTCATCGCCACCAACACTACCATTGCCCGTGATGGCCTGCGTGCCAGCAAAGCGGACCTCGACCGAATTGGCAACGGGGGGCTTAGTGGCCGGCCGCTGACAGCGCGTTCCACGGAAGTGATCCGATATTTGCGCACGTCACTTGGCCCCAAATTTCCCATCATCGCCGTTGGCGGCATCTTTACACCTCAGGATGCTATCGAAAAATTAGACGCCGGCGCCGATCTCCTGCAGCTTTATACCGGATTTATTTACGAAGGGCCCGCCCTTGCAAAAAGGATCAATAAAAGTCTGGTGAAGCGAAAAGCCTGA
- a CDS encoding aminotransferase class V-fold PLP-dependent enzyme, translating into MISFYPGPSRVHDEIPGYVQDAHELGVMSINHRSDAFMAISERTVSLLKQRLNIPSDYTIFYTSSATECWEIIAQSLITDKSYHLYNGAFGQKWHEYTQRLHSGATAVPFGVEEKLDPAKLTFPEEGVICITQNETSNGTQVPSALIKRIKKNHPQHLVAVDAVSSMAGIALDFKAADVWFASVQKCFGLPAGLGLMICSPQAIERSNHIAEKDHYNSLTFMTSMMTRWQTPCTPNVLGIYLLMRVLEDSENIKDTHEKTVARQEDWIAFLSERKKIAPLVSNGAVQSHTVVPVTGDADTLQHIKTLAKKNDILLGEGYGEWKSTTFRIANFPALKKKEIKKLMKILEKF; encoded by the coding sequence ATGATCAGCTTTTATCCAGGACCTTCACGCGTACACGACGAAATACCCGGCTATGTGCAAGACGCGCACGAGCTGGGCGTGATGAGCATAAACCATCGCAGCGATGCCTTCATGGCCATCTCCGAGCGGACGGTTTCGTTATTGAAGCAGCGGCTGAATATCCCTTCCGACTACACGATCTTTTATACATCGTCGGCTACCGAGTGCTGGGAGATCATTGCCCAGTCGCTCATTACCGACAAGAGTTATCACTTATATAACGGCGCCTTCGGACAGAAGTGGCACGAGTACACGCAGCGGCTGCACAGCGGGGCCACAGCGGTGCCTTTTGGCGTGGAGGAAAAACTGGACCCGGCCAAGCTCACCTTCCCGGAAGAAGGTGTGATCTGCATCACCCAAAACGAAACCTCCAACGGAACACAGGTGCCGTCGGCGTTGATCAAGCGCATAAAAAAGAATCACCCGCAACATCTCGTCGCCGTCGATGCCGTGTCGTCCATGGCCGGCATAGCGTTGGATTTTAAGGCGGCCGATGTATGGTTTGCGTCTGTTCAAAAATGTTTCGGACTTCCCGCCGGCCTGGGCCTCATGATCTGCTCTCCGCAAGCGATAGAGCGGTCTAACCACATCGCCGAAAAGGATCATTACAACAGCTTGACCTTCATGACCTCGATGATGACCCGCTGGCAAACCCCTTGCACACCCAATGTGCTGGGCATCTATTTGCTGATGCGCGTGCTGGAAGACAGCGAGAACATCAAGGACACACACGAAAAAACTGTAGCGCGCCAGGAAGACTGGATCGCGTTCTTGTCGGAACGGAAGAAGATCGCGCCACTGGTGAGTAACGGCGCCGTGCAGTCGCATACGGTGGTGCCGGTGACCGGTGATGCCGACACGTTACAACACATCAAGACGCTGGCGAAGAAAAATGACATCTTGCTCGGCGAAGGCTATGGCGAATGGAAATCGACAACGTTTCGCATTGCCAATTTCCCGGCATTGAAGAAAAAGGAGATCAAAAAGCTGATGAAGATTTTAGAGAAATTTTAA